From a region of the Methanolobus tindarius DSM 2278 genome:
- the arcS gene encoding archaeosine synthase subunit alpha — protein sequence MTRYFEVQQRDGAARIGKFLLKEDIRTPYIIDTRSLDKSESPIIDGGSLWKYPSLEEAKDHLREIRQKAGEDSLIILPHQDLTPEAPRNLTIKMAEGAEEIQDAGATGAIYIPGQQVKEHDLYVMEGVGCFENNARNLLSLLFEIKKDIAPDTAIYAPNIATPENLAMLIYLGIDVFDNTKAIVAGHNDIYLTTAGQFYLDSLAELPCRCSACSSTDLISLREMDKKGRAEILEKHNINAMEAEAALVRERIRAGTLREYIEGQCRMHTWLTALMRLADDEYNFVESQNTIARNNTLVATCGESQNRAEIVRFAKRIQERYTPPASDVLLLLPCSARKPYSTSNSHWKFINALGKSRKFVHEVIITSPLGIVPRELELTYPAAHYDTTVTGYWDAEERGWVASCLENYLIQHKYTSIVAHVEDAYRVICEMVAEKLGIDIIYTSLGNVSSPESLKSLSNTVSELCTGRKRSHEQTQKDLMKAVSDYQFGKGSGEILVPEGSTVKGPFPKHQIFVGKKQLITLIPQYGTLAITIEGAKALVGQGRYIVKIDDFVPRGSLLAPGVIDADPLIRPNDEVIITGERAIAVGRANMNGDEMRRSSRGVAVDLRHVKKLE from the coding sequence ATGACACGATACTTTGAGGTACAGCAACGGGACGGTGCTGCAAGGATAGGAAAGTTCCTTTTAAAGGAAGATATCCGGACACCTTATATTATAGATACCAGAAGCCTGGATAAGTCCGAAAGCCCAATCATTGACGGAGGTTCACTATGGAAATATCCGAGTTTAGAAGAGGCCAAGGATCATCTCAGGGAAATCAGACAAAAAGCCGGAGAGGATTCTCTTATTATACTCCCACATCAGGATCTTACACCGGAAGCTCCAAGGAACTTGACAATTAAAATGGCTGAAGGAGCAGAAGAAATACAGGATGCAGGTGCAACCGGAGCTATTTACATCCCCGGACAGCAGGTAAAAGAACATGACCTGTACGTCATGGAAGGAGTCGGGTGCTTTGAGAACAATGCACGAAATCTACTCAGCCTGCTTTTTGAAATTAAAAAAGACATAGCTCCTGATACTGCAATTTATGCACCTAACATAGCCACCCCTGAAAATCTGGCAATGCTGATTTACCTCGGAATCGATGTCTTTGATAATACTAAAGCAATCGTTGCCGGACACAACGACATTTACCTTACAACTGCCGGCCAGTTCTATCTTGATTCGCTTGCAGAACTACCTTGCAGATGCAGTGCTTGCTCATCCACTGACCTTATAAGCCTCAGGGAAATGGATAAAAAAGGCCGGGCGGAAATTCTGGAAAAACACAACATCAATGCTATGGAAGCAGAAGCTGCACTTGTTCGGGAAAGAATACGTGCAGGGACCTTGCGCGAGTATATTGAAGGACAGTGCAGAATGCACACATGGCTTACAGCACTTATGAGACTTGCAGATGATGAGTATAACTTTGTGGAAAGCCAGAATACTATTGCAAGGAATAATACACTGGTAGCCACTTGCGGAGAATCACAGAACAGAGCAGAAATTGTGAGATTTGCTAAAAGGATTCAGGAAAGATACACACCGCCTGCATCAGACGTATTATTATTACTGCCATGTTCCGCGAGGAAGCCATATTCCACGTCCAATTCACACTGGAAATTCATCAATGCGCTTGGCAAGAGCAGAAAATTTGTTCATGAAGTGATAATCACATCCCCGCTTGGAATAGTGCCAAGGGAGCTGGAACTCACATATCCTGCTGCTCACTATGACACAACGGTTACAGGTTACTGGGATGCAGAGGAAAGAGGATGGGTAGCATCCTGTCTTGAGAATTACCTTATCCAGCACAAATACACGAGTATAGTTGCACATGTTGAGGATGCTTACCGTGTAATATGCGAGATGGTTGCAGAAAAGCTTGGTATAGATATAATATATACAAGCCTTGGAAATGTGTCATCACCGGAATCACTGAAAAGTCTCAGCAATACTGTATCAGAACTTTGCACCGGAAGAAAGCGTAGTCATGAGCAGACACAGAAAGACCTTATGAAAGCTGTTTCAGACTACCAGTTTGGCAAAGGCTCTGGAGAGATTCTTGTTCCGGAAGGATCAACTGTTAAAGGACCATTCCCAAAACACCAGATATTTGTCGGGAAAAAGCAACTAATAACACTTATACCACAATATGGAACACTGGCCATTACCATAGAAGGTGCAAAAGCCCTTGTTGGCCAGGGCAGGTATATCGTTAAAATAGATGATTTTGTTCCACGTGGCTCTCTTCTGGCACCTGGAGTAATAGATGCAGATCCTTTGATAAGGCCAAATGATGAGGTTATAATCACCGGAGAGAGAGCAATTGCAGTCGGAAGAGCAAATATGAACGGAGATGAGATGAGAAGATCTAGTCGTGGAGTTGCAGTTGACCTGCGCCATGTAAAAAAGCTCGAATAA